The Zerene cesonia ecotype Mississippi chromosome 4, Zerene_cesonia_1.1, whole genome shotgun sequence sequence CGTTGCCAGCTgactcaattcgtgccgaagcgtgctcgactcccagaTTAACGCTGTTTTTAATCCaccaaaaagaaaaagaggaatactatatataaatagaaattaatccCATATGTGCTGCTAAACGTAAAACACGAGAAAGGCCTGATTACATCAACTAATTTGacttttaacgtttttatttagacACAAGAAAGGTTCTTATAGACAAATAACGTACCATAACCACGGGTAAAGGAGAAGTGGATgtagttttcaaatattatcgTATAATTCATCtgttttatcatcatcatcagcccatatgtgttcccactgcttggacacaggcctcctatgagggttcaggccataatccaccacgctggccaagtgcggattggcagatgtcatatgtcgtcgaacttatgattcttggacatgccgggtTCCTCACGATGTGTTCCTTCatcgttttaagcagtggtgatgatatccacatgtgcagataaactgaaaaatcaatttatttcctgcacgcttgTCCGGTCTCGAAaaccgacttatcgattttgaaatccgaggttctcaccactgagccaccactgctatctattttatatatgcatCATTTTATAGATACATGTAATTCTAGTTTCATGAATCAGTGTAATTATGGCAAACATTTAAAGACATTAGCTTCATCAAATAGATCTACGATATGTATAAGATGACAATGTAATTGGCGTGATAAGTTTGACCCAATTTCTTAGAGGTTGTATCGTTTATGACTATAAAGCTTCTTGCATACTATTGTAGTAGCCACGCATTCACGTCGAGCATACAATAAActgtataaaactttaaaatatatatgacttAAGTTCCTTTTAAACCCCAGTTGTACAATAAATGCTGGCTACATAAATCTTATTTAgcctttattttttgtaaaacctatttatttttctttgcatGGACTGGCagtactttatataatacgttAAAGTTCAATTGCGCTATTTATAAGCggcttataattttattatgaatgctGTTTAATAGTGGTTTGTCACGCTAATACGAGTATCACTGCGTAGTTGTGAGAGAATGACGTATTGAACGCTTGTCATCAAAGTTCTGATAACATGTACTATAAATAGGTTTTACAAAGGAGGTTTTTTAAAAGaggtttaatttgtatttttaattataattgcaaGAAAAAATTCGAGATagtctaattttattttgataggtgaattattttggtttttaattgaaatagagGTGTTAAAAATGCCTACCAAATATATGGcccaaatattattattttgatgagTATAGGACGAATCCTGTTGTACTAATAATAAAGCGTTACTGCGTTATTGTTATGACatgaataacaattaaaatgtggGATTGTGAACGGCTGTGTTAGCATAGCATTTGCTTAGCGTAGAACCTGATTTCTCAAACTCAAGAATGGAAGAAgcgtaataatttattattgagttTAATTATGAGATCACATTATACATAAAGGATACAAAGATAATGAAAGAACACACATTGCATTATGATTAAACtttttgatagttttttttgtactaaatAAAGACGGAAACCATTAGACCACCTTATAATTTCCAGCTAAACTATGTATTATCGGCTAATCCAAATCAATGAACCAATGAGCCAAGGTGAGCAGCTACTATACATAAGTACTAATGGCTTCCAGACGCCGAAGGCACTGGCGGTGCAGATCTGCAGCGAAAACTGGATCTACTTAATGGTGCCCTCGACGCGGAGCGAGCTGAACAGGCTCGGCGACAGCTGCAGTACGTCGCTCATTGTAAGTTCACActgctatttatttctttgatcaTAGCTTATAATCGCAGCTAGCGACATTGCAAATTGCTGCCTAGGTTTTACCTGGAATTGAATTTGTATAATGACGGAACTTGTACGTCATGTCATGTCTCGTGTTGGAAATGTTATGCTCATATTACATGTCAACTGTTCATGTTCAGAAATGCTAGCCATAAAAAAGacttgtttttgaatttagaatgatattaatgtgtgtatgtaaataaaacaaatagtatTCCAAACATACTTGACTGTGAATTACAAAAAAGTTCTACCACTGCATAAAATCCTACGAGAGAAAAGTTCGTCTCTAGAGGTCTATTTTATTCGTACTTTTCACTTCGATACATCGTCCGCGGTCGGTGAAAATATAGATACATGGATTTACCATTATCAGTTAACGTTTGACCTTTATTTCTTTCCACATTTACAAGTTTCTTTATTCCGCGTGAAAGTTGTTGTGATACATGTTTCTTGATCGAATCATGCAATCGAATAAAAGCGTGTCATACAAAGAACAAAAGGGTTTTAAAACTTGCGATTATGTATatcagataataatttaaagttagtGTTTATTTACGAAATTATATTTCGGAAAATGTGTCGTAatcctatataaataaatgttagaattaaatatcattattcaaTGAATTTGGGTCAGATTACGTTACTGGATTTTCAACTGATTGTGAGAAAATTGATCAGCGAAACAGTTGCGATAGGCGTCTGTTTCAGTCCCATTATGGAAACGGAGCTTTCCTTTACATCGTTAGATACAATACAGTTGCATACGAACTACGCACTTCTGTGTTATCATTATTACTTTTGAAAATGCtagttgtttatttcattcttacGGCTAACAAAATGCTGAAGAAACATGATTATTGAATCATCTTTCATTGAAGAGTATGTTTAAGATGggtaagatttaaaaattataacgacATGATATTTCTAGCAAagctttagtttttataagacCTCATTTCGTTTTTATCATTGATTTGTATTATCCTAATCAGAATCCATCCATCCTAATGAAAGACAAATCCAACAAACAAAGAATCtttaaaaatcggtcaagcgtTCTTGGTTTACtgattactagctgcgtcccgcggtttcattcgcgtaagtccatatcccgtaggaatatcgggataaaaagttgtctatacgttattccaatcgtccagctgtctatgtaccaaatttcattgcaatcggttcagtagtttttgcgtgaaagagcaacacacacatccttacaaactttcgtatttacaatattagaaggatatatattagcaggataggaaattagtaggattatcaGATTAATCAGCAACCCAAGAATGAATGAAGAATCACATCTCAAAGTAATTAACACATGATAATGCTAACGCTGTACCTCACGTTTTGTTCCAGCGGGTTACTCAGAGGACTCGGACTACACGTCTGACCTCAACTTCCCGGTGGGCCAGCACGCCAACTGCAGCGCATCGCAGTTCAGAAACGCGGCGCATCAAATGCATACGCCACAGGTCAGAATCGTACAGATTATAccgaataaatattcaaatacgcATATATCTGGACTGAAACCAAGAACTAAATTGTAACTGAACCAGTTTTCAGTCTCATGGGaacatatgtattattttaatatagtaatattctGTGAAAATTTCACTGTTCTTGATacattattgaattttcaatgaataaattgtttcaatttatgtGTATTGAGTCAGTCGCCATGGGACCGCACGAGACGCTCACATTGCTATGTCGGTTAAGCAAATTTCCCTTTGATCCTGATAGATAACCCTGTTCGAATCAACGATTTCCTTTAAGACTATCGTAATATCTATTGTGGTTGTGAAGTCAGATAATGTTTTACATgtaataaactagctttccactcgtggcttcgcccgtgtagTCTAAGGAAAAGGGAAGACAGACTCAGGGTTTTCCCCGGAGAATTCCCGTTTAACCGTTCTAGATAAATAGTGTAGCTAACGCGACTAtcttttatgttatgtaacaTTCAGTGGcctgaaaacatttaaaaagaagtATGCTTACTTGTGCGCGCCATAGATTAGATTGATTGCTCTTTCTTTCTTCATGAATCCTTATTCCTATATTTTCCTCgttaatatcttattaaacGAAAAGAAGGTGGTTATATATTCGtctgtatgtaatttttataaacgtgctcatataaaataatattgaaatggaATTTTCAGAGATCTTTGGAGGCGTCACGTGAAAATTCATACGAGAGAGAAGAGTATCACTTGCACGGCGACACTGAcccattgtattataatagtcAACCTAGGACTAATAGGTATGTCATTTTAAATctcactattttaattaagatgtTGTTTTGTATCAATAATTGCATGCACTTATCGTGGAATGTGGTAAAcagtttacttttataaaggAAGAACCGTTACACGTACAATTTATGTTCGTTCAATTTTCAATACGTTCGTTCAATTTTAGTTCTTTTAGTGACTGGAAatctattatatgtatgtatacttataacgataatatattattataatatattctgtatGCATGcgacatttaatttaaagtgttGCTCTCTTAAATCAATTCTGTATGAATCAAAGAATATGAatttctatgaataaaaacttataaatgtttcttatattttcaGAATAGACACGTGGTCACAGTTGCACGCGCAAGCGAGTGTTGAATCGGCCATATCTTGGCGGACAGCCGCTGATTGGCAATCGGGAGGTAAATTCTTTCATTAATCGCTTTGTTATATGACAGTACTaagaaaagttaaataaagttttaataagacaattagtgaatatatatttcgtctattattttgaattatcacTAAACTAGGACCGACGAACAACaaacaattgaattgaattaaataaatttttaaactccTCCAAGTTTAAAAACTAtgggaaattaaaaaacttagaAGTAGAAATTACATAAACGGCTCTGTAACGTGGGTGAAAGATGAGAAATTCTAAAGAAAACATGATAAAAtcactcaattttttttttattacacactaGTTTCTGCAGTAATAAGTACTATACCGCTAAGCTACATATTTTGACAAGGATATAACGGGCTTCAAGGTTCCCCATCTTATAGTGTGTAGAGCTAAAAGCTTAGTCCTAGATGAAGTTTGATAACGTTTGGAAATATAAGATCATATTCATGGGGAATATGGTGTTATCTTAGCAACAGTTTAACAGTTTACATGAAAGAGTTTCAAGCAACGACAATTAAAATTGTcctcttatatttttatctcattttCTTTGCCTTTTTCAGAAGAGCATCGGAGGCCAAGTCTCGAGAGGCAAAACACGTTGTATGACGATAGCATAGGCTACGGGTATGATGCCTACACAACTAGTACGCACATTAGGTAATGGGTTCATTATATACTGTGCTTAAATATGACAGAtccagtataaataaaatacgttttgGTGATAAGAAGTCAGTTTTTTATGAtgcttcatatatataaaatagaccaatggattcttatttaaatacacttttttgGGAAACTGAATAGAAAGTGCTTAATTTGATCAATAAAGCAGCATTAAAGTATCATatctttttcttaataatagtgtttataattgtgaaagtgtttgtttgtcttcttTTCACGTCGCATAgggtttattatattctacgGTCGTATAGTATGATTTTTAAGtctcaatataataaagaggctagagagtggcatatacatagtaaaacatttaattcttATCAAATTCTTAATAGAGAAAATAGAAGATAGAATGTAGGTGTTAAAATCTCTTCCAAAATGtcgatagatggcgcttttactgttttaaaaataacatttattcagtgagttataaaataaagtcagcATAAAAGAgcaatatagatagatagatatatgttCCCCAGGGTCCACTCAAATAAATCAAGCGATCTACGAAGAGTGTTACGACGCTACGAGCACACAGAGtagcttttaatataaaacagagcTAACATAAAAGAGCGATATAAATACAGATGTATTCCCCAGGGACCACTCACATATATCACAGCAAGCGAGCTACGAAGAGTACTATGACGCTACGAGCTACCCGTACCCGTTCGAGCCGCCGCCGCCGTGGGAGCAGCGCTTCCTCTACGACGACTGCGGCCTCAACCCCATCGAGTATGAGAACATCATCAATAAACGCCGCTCCTCCGTTGTGCAACTGCCGCAGATGCCTCCGAAACaagtaattatacaaaaaatgtgtttaatttagCAGTTACTTTAATGATGCATATTCACTTAAATGTTTGTGTGGATATTGTGActgtacaaatttattataatttacgaaaattaataaatataaagcatttttatttattatttaaaagtaaattctttaaaattattgaactaTACTTTcactttcattaaaatctgttccttatctttaaatataaagatttgttatttgtttattaatgtattcatCTATATGTTCgatgaagtatttatttaaataaagggaaaaatccttttatttaaataataagtaaaattacattgtttcctattacataaaacatctGCTGTGTTGAACTAGAAatgtatcatatattattaaaagaggatttaatatttcaacaatttaGTTATACACTGGCTCAGTGTTTAGGACCTCAGATCTAATAGTTAGGGGTTCAAGATCGGACACGTGTGCAAGAAATACTTATTTAGACGTTTTTTACATCGAAACATAACGAGGAAATTAATTAGTATGACGATGAATCTAAAGTTCGGCGgtatgtgacatctgtcaactcACACTTGGCCAACTTGGTAGATGAAGGCGGAAACCCTCATACGACAAGACATATGTCCCTGCAGTTGGAACATAttggtttaaaattatgaGTTATAATTACGTGtgtaagaaaattgttaaatgcTTGTATTTAGCCTAGAAACAAGTCATTGCGAGTTTAGATTTTACTTCTCTTGCtcctaaataatataaaatataagaaatacgGTTTTAATGGTAATTTTGTTCCAGTTGCCGCCATCATCTCGATATTCAGACTATAATGAAATGGCGCCGTACAGACCGCGGCCGCGACGTACCGCGGCCAGTCTGCCGGGTAAAATGCCATCACTATCATATCATACATGCCTATCATATCTTATTGCATAATCTTAAGAACTTTGTATCATACATAGAAATACCTTTGtcagatatttatttgcatgcaAATTGAAACTCACCAGTCAAAATCATCAGTACCATGATTACTACTAAAAACTTGGTCatacattatatgtaaaacCGAGCTTGActaaaaataacttacttacttacttactccTGTGGCGCTGAAACCTCGAAGTGGGCCTCCGACACGAGAACTCTCCATCTTTCCCGGTCCTGCGCGGTTTCTTGCCAATTGTTTGCTTTTAACACGCGCAGGTCGGCCTCAACTCGATCGCGCCAGCGATACTTAGGTCGTCCAACCGGGCGTCGACCCGATGGTCGGCCCAAGTATGCTCTCTTTATTCCTCTTTCCTCACCCATTCGTTCTACATGACCAAGCCAACGGAGGCGTTGTGCTTTTATTTCTCCAAGTATATTTAAGACTAAAAATAAagacacaaataaaacaaagtgcATGCATACTCATTTTCTACTTTGTACTATTATAGGATACTAATTTGAagtagattataaatttattacaattctaCAATCATTAGCTACACCATCAACAACACCGAAATCTGGTGGCGCGTTCCCATGGAACCGAGATTTAAAAACCAATgatacgataaaataaatatatttatttagaaattaaaaacttcttaacggattttaaacgcgatttatttataatataggtcGCGGGGAGACCATGCTCGCTGtaaaagtgttcgaaacgtcgtgttaataatataatgaataaatcgcgtttaaaatccgttaaaaagttttaatttctaaatgtataatactcgcgtaaaatcaaacacaagaaaacactaaatatgagaaattttgaaagaatagaaaaaattcgatcacgaggcaggattcgaacctgcgtattttgcctaaccgtagcaacgcctagcctctcggccacccgtgaccACAAGGATCGCGGCCACCCGTGACCAcaaggatcacgggtggccgagaggctaggcgttgctacggttaggcaagatacgcaggttcgaatcctgcctcgtgatcgaattttttctattctttcaaaatttctcatttataaagcatttcaatgctataaaactaaaaattaaacattaaatatatttatattacaatatctgTATCTaagatttacatttttatataaacagataGTACTTACATCTATAACGAAAACACTTTAACATGGCGTTTCAGAAAAATTTGGCGCTACGTTAGCATATACATATGAGGCTTAACCAGCCAGTCTAGTTAAATAGTGGAGGATCTATTTTTCATCGGATGCTATCTCCCTTTCTAATCATAAagattatatgattattatgtattttttacataattataatatcaatcacCAGCCACGCCATCATCAACGCCGAAGCGAGGTCGCGCGCTGCCCGTGCCGCCAGGCAGCGAGTCGGGCTGGAGCCGCCGCGGCCGACGCCTGCCGCGGCCCCCCGCCCACCGGCAGCAGCCCGTACCACCCGCCAGCTATACTAATGTGCCTTACACGCAAGGTGACTTCTATTGATTAGTTTAATGTTACACAAGACAACACTTTTGTGTACAAGAAAACTTGGTGATAATTGTTCATGtgtattcttaaaaaaaaaagtagtaaaacaatagattttggttgaaattataaaattatgatccTAAAAGattttgttacataaatgtataaaatatattctgtcacgttttctgttttaatgtataatttaactgACCTATAATGTTGATATCATCGTTGGCGCTAATTTCAccatttgatataatatatggcGATAATAATTAGCGCCACTAttcaatagtaaatatatttgttgtattcatattaattactcaatataaaattattgaacatAATGAAAAAGTTAGACCATGAGTTTTACAGAAAGGGAtgctgttaaaatttaaaatctactcGTAATGTAACAGTCTAATTTGTCAGAATTGAGTATTATATCATTTCTTTGTTTGTGTTCATGAtgactgtaatttatttatgtttaaaaattttatgtataattatacatatatagcattaGTATGCGGATGTAAAAAATACCAATTTCtactattttctttttgttgcAGAAACTGAGAGAACGGTACCCGATGTTAGTTATGGTTTCCAAAATTATGGGTATCAAAAATACCAAGACACTGCCATTGAACAGTATccagataataattatactgcTAGGTAATCttattacattgtatttattatcctAACAATAATCATTATGCGTTTGTTCAATTCAAACTAAGATTTTGCATGTCCTAAaaggtataaaacaaaattaactacATAAAACTTAGCTCGCTTTAAAGAAATTGTCTGGAACTATTTATgcacaaaatatatcatttttatatctactaTTATTCggtatgataataaataactgttatCTTACTGCAGCGATGAAGATGGGATGCAACCTTTCTTTAATGAGACTCCCCATGCGACACCCTCAGCAACAA is a genomic window containing:
- the LOC119839794 gene encoding phorbol ester/diacylglycerol-binding protein unc-13-like is translated as MSLLSVTVKKARYVGIQAPQFNTYVTLKLQNVKSTTVTVKGPTPCWEQDFLFEINDINLGLLIEVWNKGVIWDRALGYHYLPLTSVAYDEQECGGRWVELEAQLMMRGGAVVGTTGPTGHALLLDCRFEPPFDAEGTGGADLQRKLDLLNGALDAERAEQARRQLQYVAHSGYSEDSDYTSDLNFPVGQHANCSASQFRNAAHQMHTPQRSLEASRENSYEREEYHLHGDTDPLYYNSQPRTNRIDTWSQLHAQASVESAISWRTAADWQSGGKFFH
- the LOC119839550 gene encoding uncharacterized protein LOC119839550 — translated: MMPTQLVRTLGTTHIYHSKRATKSTMTLRATRTRSSRRRRGSSASSTTTAASTPSSMRTSSINAAPPLCNCRRCLRNNCRHHLDIQTIMKWRRTDRGRDVPRPVCRPRHHQRRSEVARCPCRQAASRAGAAAADACRGPPPTGSSPYHPPAILMCLTRKKLRERYPMLVMVSKIMGIKNTKTLPLNSIQIIIILLAMKMGCNLSLMRLPMRHPQQQQHKRRLGVRRRVQHSFHTRLPRMTIHIYRQLRLRKHIHL